In the genome of Tsukamurella paurometabola DSM 20162, the window ACGCACGCGTGGTGAAACCGCTTTCCGATGTCGACGCCGACGTAAATCGGTTGCACTATTCGCTCTCCGCTCATTGGTCGAGGGCGGCCCGAGGTTCACCCAGCCGCAGCATTTCCCTAAGCAGCGGATCATCTTCGCAGCGGATCTCAATTAGCGGTCAAGGTGACCACAGGCGGGTGGGCGAACCGTTCTGGGCAAGCCGTAACTGTGGCAGAAGGAGGTAAGTCAATCCCACCCACCTGGGCCGTCCGGGAGTAGATCCCGGACAAGACCAACTTAGGGGAGGGAGGTGCGGCGCCACAGCAACAGCAGGCCCGCCGTCAGTTCCACCAGCCCGGTCGCGATGGAGTAGCCGTCCGAGGCACCCATGAAACCCCAGAGGGTGTTGAACAGGCCGGTGTCTCCCGTCAACCGCAGTTGATGCGCGGGCATCGACATGAAGCCCATCTGGGTGGGGATCGTCTTGATCAGCCCGTAGATGATCATCGACAACGCGAGGCCGGCGCGGGCCCATGCCTCCAGCAGTCCCGCGAGGGAGCGGTAGTTCGGGCGGTGGCGGTCGAGCGCGGTCCACACGGCCACGATCACCACACCGACCACGATGATGCCGAGGTTCATGCACCACTGCCACAATTGGTCACCCGAATTGTTGAGCACCACCTCGACGCCCCGGCCGCGGGCGAGGTAGCTGCCGATCTGCGCGAGCAGCCACCAGATGCCCGTGACGTTCCACAGCATCGCCAGTCCCGCGTTGCCCAGGACGGAGAACAGCAGGACGCCGCCGCCGATCACGAAAAGCAGCCGGAAGGCGAGCTTCTGCCCGTTCGACCACCGGGGCTCGGGCGCGAGCTGCTGCGCGGGCGGGGGTGCGAGGGGCGGCGGCGTCCGGGTATCGCTCATACCGGAATCGTATGGACCGGACACGAACTCTCCTAGGCCATCGCCGTCACGGGAACGTCTCGATCGGTCGCTGCGGGTCGGGCTCGGGGTGGGTGAACCGCATGCCCTCGGATTCGCGCAACATGGCGCGGCGCTCGAAGCTCGCGGCGATCCGTTTGCCGTCGACGCTGCCCACCAGGGTCAGGTGGTCGGCGTCGGGCTGTCGGTAGTCCAGCCGCACCGCGGGATCGTCCTTGCGTCGCTTGATCTCGATCGCCGCATCGTCGACCTCGATGAACCAGGGGGTCACGCGCGCCGCGGTGTCCTGGGTGACGAGCGTGTTGTAGCCGAAGGATTCGGTGATCCCGCGGCCGCGCAGAGTGATCGCCAGGTTGGCCCACGGCAGCCCGTCCTCGTCGGCGCCGACCGTCGCCTGCCGGCCGTCGATCTGGAAGGAGGTGGCGTGCCAGGTGCCGTCGAGGGTGCTGCGCGGCGTGTGAATCGCGCTGTACGAGAGCGTGCCCATCACGGTGGACAGGGTGAGCATCAGGACGACGATCGCGCCCGCAAGCGTCTTACCGGTGCGGCGCAGCCAGGTCCGGCCGGAACCCGCGGCCGGCCACAGTGTCGGTGCGGGGCCCGGGGCACGGCCGAGCACCGCGCGGATGATGTTGGGCCAGTACGGAGTGAGGATCGCGATGGCGATCAGCAGGAACTCGAAGGCGAGGAACTTCACCGGCACGTTGTAGAAGGTGTCCAGCAGCACCACCTGTCCCATCGACACGATGGAACCGAGCGCACCCACGGCCCAGGTGCGGCGCGAGAGCAGGAGCAGCCCCGAGATCAATTCGACGAGGCCGGTGATGATGGAGTAGCCGTCGGAGGCGCCCATGAAGCCCCAGAGCACGTTGAACCGGCTCACATCGCCCGCCGGGGTGAGTGCGAACGCGGGAATGCTCATCGCCCCCATCTGGGTGGGGATCACCTTGGCCATGCCGTAGAACATCATGCCGATGGCCAGCCCGAGGCGGCCCACTTGCCACAGCAGGCCGGCGAGCGAGCGGTAGTCGGGGCGGTGCCGGTCGAGCAATGACCAGATGATCGGGATCAGGGTTCCGGCGACGAGCCAGCCGAGGTGGTACTGCCAGATCGCCAGGGTGTCGCCTGTGCCGGAGATCTGCGGGCGGGCGTAGTCGGTGCCGCTGATCGCGGCCCAGAACCGGGCGAACACGGCCTGGACGGGTGCGATCACCGGGGCGAGGAACAGGCTGCCGAAGACGGCGAGTATCAGCAGGCCGCCGCCGATGCTGAAGAACAGCCGGAACGCCGCCTTCTGCGCGGAGGTCCAGGGGGCCGGGTCCGACGGTGCGGAGGGCTCGGTGGGCGGGTCGGCGGGGTCGGTCAGGAGGTCGGCGGGTGGCGTCACCGGCGCAGAGGGAGTGGACATGGGAGAAAGGTAGGACGAACCAGGTGTGGGTCACATCAGGGAAGATCCCGGTTCCGCCCCTGATCCGGGTTCGGGGTGGCGTCCGCCCCGCATCGGTGCGGGTCCGTTTTGACCTGAACCCGCAGGCCCGCGTACTCTGGTGCGCTGGTGTGTGGCGCCGCCCGCGTACCCGGACCCGGTCCGGAGTGCAGGTGGCAGTCGAGTCCCGGGTCTCCGTTGGTCGCCGGGGGTTCTCTGCCGAGCACCGGACCAGCACCGAACCGACTATGCAGAGGAATTCCTGTGCCTACTTACACCCCCAAGGCGGGTGACGTGACCCGGCAGTGGCACGTCATCGACGCTTCTGACGTGGTGCTCGGCCGCCTCGCCGTCGCAGCGGCCAACCTGCTGCGCGGCAAGCACAAGCCGACCTACGCCCCCAATGTGGACAGCGGCGACTACGTCATCATCATCAATGCCGAGAAGGTCGCCCTCTCGGGCGCCAAGCTCACCGATAAGCGGCACTACCGCCACTCGGGTTTCCCGGGCGGCCTCAGCTCGCGTTCCGTCGGTGAGGTGCTCGGCTCCAAGAACCCGGAGCGCGTGGTGCAGAAGGCCGTTCTGGGCATGATCCCCAAGAACAAGCTCGGCAGCGCCATCGGCGGCAAGCTGAAGGTCTACGCCGGCCCGAACCACCCCCACACCGCGCAGCAGCCGGTTCCCTACGAGATCAAGCAGGTGGCGCAGTGAGCGACACGATCGAGAACAACGAGACCGACGCCGAGGTCGTTCCGAACGAGTACACCTCGGAGACCCCCGAGGCCACGGCCGAGACCCGCGCCCCGCGTGGCCCCGTGGTCGTCGAGCGCCCCATCCAGACCGTCGGCCGCCGTAAGGAGGCCGTCGTTCGCGTGCGCCTCACCGCCGGCACCGGCAACTTCGTGCTGAACGGCCGCACCATCGAGGACTACTTCCCCAACAAGCTGCACCAGCAGCTGGTGAAGGACCCGCTGGTCACCGTCGAGCGCCTCGAGTCCTTCGACATCGCCGCCAACCTCACCGGCGGCGGCCCCTCGGGGCAGGCCGGCGCGCTGCGCCTGGCCATCGCCCGTGCGCTGATCGAGGTCTCGCCCGAGGATCGTCCCGCGCTCAAGCGTGCCGGCTTCCTCACGCGTGACCCGCGTGCCGTCGAGCGCAAGAAGTACGGCCTGAAGAAGGCCCGCAAGGCTTCGCAGTACAGCAAGCGCTGATTGCAGGCTTTTCGCACAGGGCAGGCATCCGCATTCGTGCGGCTGCCTGCCCTGCCGCGTTTCTCCACCATCTCCGACCAGTGAGGTTGACTTCATGGGGCGTCTGTTCGGCACCGACGGTGTTCGCGGCCTGGCCAACAAGGATCTGACCGCCGACTTGGCGCTGCGGCTCTCCGCTGCGGCGGCCGCAGTGCTCGGCGCCCACGATCTGAAGGGCCGTGACCGGCCCTTCGCGGTGGTGGGCTGGGACCCCCGGGCGTCGAGCGAGATGCTCTCCGCCGCCGTCTCGGCCGGTCTCACCAGTGCCGGTGTCGATGTGCTGCTCGTGGGTGTGATGCCCACGCCGGCCGTCGCGCACCTCACCGCGGAGTACGACGCGGCACTCGGTGTGATGATCTCCGCTTCGCACAATCCCATGCCGGACAACGGCATCAAGTTCTTCGCGCGCGGCGGGCACAAGCTGGAGGACGCGCAAGAGGATGCCATCGAGGCGGCTCTCGACGATCCGAATCCGCCGCGCCCCACCGGCGCCGGGATCGGGCGCGTCAAACGCGCCTTCGATGCCGTTGATCGCTATGTGGCGCACCTCGAATCGGCCATCCATCAGTCCCTTTCCGGTCTCACCGTCGTGGTCGACGCGGCGAACGGCGCAGCCTCCACGGTGGCTGCCAAGGCCTACCGGGACGCGGGCGCGACGGTGATCGCGATCCACGATGAGCCCGACGGCCTGAACATCAACCGCGACTGCGGTTCTACGCACCTGGAGAGCCTGCGAGCGGCGGTGCTGGCGCATGAGGCAGACATCGGGCTCGCTCACGACGGCGACGCCGACCGCTGCCTGGCGATCGACGGATCCGGCCGCACCATCGACGGCGATGCGATCATGGCGATCCTGGCGATCGCGATGGACGAGGCCGGCGAGCTCACCGATCACACCCTGGTGGCCACCGTGATGAGCAACCTGGGCCTGCACCTGGCGATGCGTGCTGCGGGAATCACGTTGCGCACCACCGCCGTCGGAGACCGGTACGTGCTGGAGGAGCTGCGCTCCGGTGGCTACGCGCTGGGCGGTGAGCAGTCGGGTCACCTCGTGCTGCCGGGCCTGGGAACCACCGGCGACGGTGTACTCACCGGACTCAAGCTGATGGAGCGGATGGCACAGACGGGCTCGTCGTTGGCCGAGCTGGCCTCGGTGCTCACCGTGCTGCCGCAGGTGCTCGTGAATGTTCGGGTGATCGACAAGGCCGCCGCGATGTCGGCGCCCGCTCTGACCGCCGCGCTGGCTGCGGAGGAGGCTGCGCTCGGCGAAGCCGGCCGGATCCTGCTGCGGCCCTCCGGCACCGAACCGTTGGTGCGTGTGATGGTCGAGGCGCCCACCGAGGAGGCCGCGCGCGGCGCAGCGGAACGGCTCGCCGGGCTGATCGGCTGACGTTCGCGATCGAAACGTTTTCACGCTCGGTAGCATGGGCCCATGGCTGACTACCGCGGCGTGCTCTTCGACTTCTCCGGGACCCTGTTCCGACTCGAACCGGACCCGGCGTGGTTCGCCGGACTGGTGGACGCGGACGGGCGCCCACTCGATGACGCCGCCCAGCAGGAGCTGCTGTACCGGATGACGGTGCCCGTCGGCGTCCCGGTGCCGATGGACGGGCAGGCGCTGCGCACCTGGCATGCCCGCGACCTGAGCTCCGCGCATCACCGCGACGCCTACCTGTACGTGCTCGAGCACTCCGGCGTCGCCGACGACGCGGAGCGCAGGCGCCTGTACGGAGAGTTCTCCGATCCCCTGAACTGGTCGATCTACCCCGACACGGCCGCGGTGCTGCGGTCCGTGCGCGAGGCGGGGCTGAAGGTGGGGGTGCTGTCGAACATCGGTTACGACATCCGCCCGGCGTTCGAGCGCGCGGGTATCGCGGATCTGGTCGACGCCTTCGTGCTCTCCTTCGAGGTCGGCCACATGAAGCCCGACGTCGAGATCTTCCGCATCGCCTCGGCCGCGCTGGGACTCGCGCCGGAGCAGGTGCTCATGGTGGGCGACAGCGCCGAGGCCGACGGTGCCTCTACCGCTATCGGCTGCGGATTCGCGCAGGTCGAACCGTTACCGGTCGCGCAGCGGCCCGACGGTCTCGTCACCGCGGTACGCAGTGCCGGCGCCCCGGCCTGAGATCCGACGGAACCGATCCGCTCGCCGGTGCGTCCAATGGGTGTAGGGGACTGATGGGCGATGGGGGATCGCATGGCCGGAACCGAGATAGCGACCGCGGCGGTCGGCAGCGCAGGAACGAAGTTCTCGACGCAGGCCACGACACTCGGCAACGGCGCGCAACGTATCCGTGGGCACGCGGCGACGGAAGGCGACTTCGGTCAGGGGTACGCCGACGATGGAGCCGCCTACGCGGGCTCAATGAGCACCCTCGCACGTGCGGTGGAGGCGTGGCGCGCAGGCAGCGCGACGATTGGCACCGGCCTGACGACGTCGGCCTCGGCACATCGGTCGACGGACGACAAGGGGGCTACTGACGTGACCGGGGCGGGTCGTGGCTGAGGAGACCGTCGACGCCAAGCTCGACTCCGGCGACGACACGCTGCAGTATTTCCGCACCATGCTGGACATCGCCGCGGTCGTCACGCCCGAGATTCGGTGGCCCGACTGGCAGGACTATTTCTGCCGCCACTACGACCGTGAACGAGGCACCGACCTCGCTGCCCTCCGCGGCGACGCGGCAATGCTGCGGGCCGAGGCGCAGACCGCTCGGCAGACGGTGATCGACCAGACGGCGATCAAGGGAGATGTCCAGCGTGGATGGACCGATTCAGCGGGGCAGGTAGCGGTCTCGACCATCGACGCCTATCTCCAGGCGGCAGGGCAGGTAGCGGGCGTCCTGGAGAAGACCGCGACCGCCGCCGAGGGGGTTGCGGACGCGGTTGCCGGGGCGGTGGATAAGAAGGTCCAGCGGATGACCGCTGAGTTCGATTCCGCGGCCGCAAAATACATCTGGACGTGGGTCAAGACGGCAGTCACCGCAGTGCTCGAACAGAAAGTCCGGAAGCGATTCATCGAGCAGCTCTCCAACGACATCCGCGCCTTCGACTCAATCATCAACGACGCGACCACGGCGATCGAGGCGGCGTACGCCAAGGTGCCGGATGCGGCGAACGGCCTGAACGTCATGCCCACATTCCCGACGCCGGCGTTCGGTGAGATCGGTGCGACGGACTCCCCCGGGAAGGCGCCCGGCACCACATCACCCGGTAGCGGGACCAATTCGCCGGGCAGTGGAGGCGGGTACACCGGAGGCTCCACCGGGGGCGGCGGAGGCTCCACCGGGGGCGGCGGAGGCGCCACCGGCGGGTCCACGGCGGGGAAGACCGGCGTCACCACGGGCACCACCGGCGCAACCCTGCCGACCTCCGCGATGCCGGCCGCGAGCACAGCCGGAACCTCGCCGGCGAGTACGACTCCCGCGTCGGCCACGCCGTCGACCGGCAACCCGCTCTCCGGCCTCACCGGATCGACCGGCGGCGCGGGCATGCCGTCCTGGCTGTCGCAGCTGGTACCCAAGATCGCCGAGCAACTCGGCCTGGGGAAGGACGACGACAAGACCGACGGCAAGGACTCGAAGGACGGCAAGGACGGCAGGGACGACGCGAAGGGCAAGGACGGAACCACGTCCGAGACCAAGGACGCCCAGGGACGCACCGTGACCGCCACGCTGAGTCCCGATGGGAGGACCGTCGAGGTCACCGTCACCAAGCCGGACGGCACCGAGGAGAAGGCCACCCTCACGGTCGGTGACGACGGCAAGCTCACCCTCGACGATCCTGCCGGCACGTCCGCCGACACCAAACCCGCCGGCGCCACGCCGAGCGGGAACACCCCGGGTGCCGGCTCGGCCGGAACGGGCGGTACTGGAACCACTCCCGGTGGATCGACCGGTGGCACGAGCCCGGCCGGAACGACGCCCGGCGGAACCGCACCCGGAGGCGGGGGCGCGCCCGGCGCATCGACCGCGAGCGCGACGCCGTCCGCACCGTCCGGAAACGAATCACCTGCTGCACCCGCCGCCGCTCCCGCGCCCGCACCAGCGCCGAAATCCGGTGCGCCGCAGCCTGCTCCGGCCGTGGAAGAGCCGTGCCCGCCGCAGCCGCAGGGGAGCGGCGCGGAACTCGCCGTCACCGTCCCCTAGGAGTGCCCGTGCTGCCCGACGAGACACCCGAGGAGGCGCACGCCCGCGCGATCCGCGCAGCGGAGCGCCAGGACATGGTCGACGAACTCATCCGCGCCTTCGGCATCGACCTGCCGGACGAGCCGATCACCCGGCCCATCCCGGTGATCCGCATCGACGACGAACCCGGATCCTGGCTCAGCGCAGGCTGACCCGTCAGACCAGGCTGCGCAGGCGTCCCAGTGCGCTCGGCTGCTCGGGCTCCGCGTTCGGATCCCACACGTAGGCCAGATCACCCAGGTCGGCGTCCCGCTCGGCGAACACCTTGTACTCTTCGTCACCGCCGACCGTCGCCAGCAGGAAGCCGGTGAGCAGGGCGCGCACCGACTTCTGCGTCTTCTTATCCGATCCGCCGGCACCGAGCGCGCCGCGCACCGAGATCCCCTCGGCAAGGCCGCCGGCCTGGGCGTCGGGCACGATCCGCAATTCCGTCGGGCCTGTGTACCGCATCGACAGCGCCGCCGCGTTCGAGGACATCGACTGCTCGTCACCCGGCGCGGCCACGATCAGTGCGGGCGCTGTAGTACCGGTCGCGGCCTGCTCCGCCTGCGGTGAGGTGGGCGACGGGAACAGTGCCCCCACCGACTCCACCCGGCGATCGGACGCCGCGGCGATCAAGGCCGCACCCACACCGAAGCCGTCGCCCACCACGGAGCGCTTGGCCTTGTTCACGGTGATGGCGCCATCGCCGAGTCGCACCTCGGTGATCACATCCAGCGCGGTGCCCAGATCGATCGCCAGCCGCCCATCCGAAGGCATCACGCCGCGCTCGGTATCGGGGGCCGCCACGACCAGGCCCCACGAGGCCAGGTGTTCGAGTGTCTTGCGATACCGCTTCACCGGCGTCAGCCAATCGTGCGCGAACGCCACCGCGGGCAGGTTCACACCCGCCTCGGGCGTGTAGATCAGCCCCGGAACGCCGGCCACGCCCAGGTCACCCTTGAGCACGCGGTGCGGGCCGCGACGCTTCAACTGCTTCACCAGCTTGTTCGCATCGGTCACGCCGATCACGTTAGTCGATCTGCCGTACCGTGGCGGTCGTGCGGCACTACCACCTGCCCGGCGCCGTCCGCGACGCGGAAGCGCCCCTGCTCGCAGCCCTGCCCGACGGTGCACTCATGCGACGCGCCGCGTACGGCCTCGCCCGCGTGTGCGCCGAGGAACTGGCCACTCGCACCGGCGGCGTCGCCGGCCGCCGGGTGACCCTGCTCGTCGGGTCCGGGGACAACGGTGGCGACGCCCTGTTCGCGGGTGCCTACCTGCGGCGACGCGGCGTCATGGTGGAAGCGGTTCTGTTCGCCCCGGATCGCACCCACGCCGCCGGGCTCGCTGCGCTGCGCCGCGCCGGGGGCCGCATCGTCGACCAGCCGCGGAGCCCCCACCTGGTGATCGACGGCATCGTCGGGATCAGCGGTCGTGGCGCGCTGCGCGCCGATGCGGCCGGCGTCGTCGAACGGGTCACCGCGCCGATCGTCGCCGCCGATACCCCGTCGGGTGTCGGCGTCGACACCGGCGTCGTGCACGGCCCCGCGGTCGCCGCCGCGGTCACCGTCGCCTTCGGGGCGCTCAAACCCGTGCACGCGCTTGCGCCCGCGCACTGCGGGCGGGTCGAATTCGTCGACCTCGGGCTCGCCACCGGCGAGGGTGACCTGCGCTCCTACGACGATGCCGACGTCGCCACCCGGTGGCCGGTCCCCGGTGTCCGCGATGACAAGTACACCCTCGGCGTGCTCGGCATCGTCGCCGGCAGCACGGCGTACCCGGGCGCCGCGGTGCTCGCCGCCGGATCCGCGATCCGTGCCACCTCGGGCATGGTCCGATACGCCGGCCCGGCTCGCGATGCCGTGCTCGGCGCCTGGCCCGAGGCCGTTGCGACCGACGATCCGGCGGACGCGGGCCGGGTCCAGGCCTGGGCGGCCGGCCCGGGAATGGGCACCGACGGTGCCGCCGCCGACCGGCTCGGGTACCTGCTCGCCCAGGACCTTCCGACGGTGCTCGACGCCGACGCCCTCACGCTGCTCGCCGAGAACCCGGGTCTGCTGGCCGGACGCAGTGCACCCACGGTGCTCACCCCGCACGCGGGGGAGTTCTCCCGGCTCGCCGGGCCGGTCGGCAACGATCGCGTGGCCGCCGCGCGTGAACTGGCCCGGTCGTACGGAGTGACGGTGCTGCTCAAGGGGCACCGCACGGTGATCTCCGATCCGTCGGGAGTCGCAGTCGTCGACACCGCCGGATCGAGCTGGGCCGCGACCCCCGGCTCCGGCGACGTGCTCACCGGCATCGTCGGCAAGCTCCTCGCCTCCGGGCTCGACCCGCTCGATGCCGCTGCCTGCGCGGCCCGGGTGCACAGCCTCGCTGCAGCACACGCGGCCGGTGGTGCGCCCACCCGCGCAGCTGCGATCGCCGCCGCCCTCCCGCACGTCCTCGCGGGCCTGCTGCGGGACTAGGCTGATGCTCGTCATGACCGAGATCCCCGGTCGGCTGGACCGACCCACCGCGCTGATCGATCTGGGTGCCGTGACCCACAACGTGCGGGTCGTGGCGCGCCACGCACCCACCGCCGACGTGATGGCCGTG includes:
- the rplM gene encoding 50S ribosomal protein L13; this encodes MPTYTPKAGDVTRQWHVIDASDVVLGRLAVAAANLLRGKHKPTYAPNVDSGDYVIIINAEKVALSGAKLTDKRHYRHSGFPGGLSSRSVGEVLGSKNPERVVQKAVLGMIPKNKLGSAIGGKLKVYAGPNHPHTAQQPVPYEIKQVAQ
- the glmM gene encoding phosphoglucosamine mutase, encoding MGRLFGTDGVRGLANKDLTADLALRLSAAAAAVLGAHDLKGRDRPFAVVGWDPRASSEMLSAAVSAGLTSAGVDVLLVGVMPTPAVAHLTAEYDAALGVMISASHNPMPDNGIKFFARGGHKLEDAQEDAIEAALDDPNPPRPTGAGIGRVKRAFDAVDRYVAHLESAIHQSLSGLTVVVDAANGAASTVAAKAYRDAGATVIAIHDEPDGLNINRDCGSTHLESLRAAVLAHEADIGLAHDGDADRCLAIDGSGRTIDGDAIMAILAIAMDEAGELTDHTLVATVMSNLGLHLAMRAAGITLRTTAVGDRYVLEELRSGGYALGGEQSGHLVLPGLGTTGDGVLTGLKLMERMAQTGSSLAELASVLTVLPQVLVNVRVIDKAAAMSAPALTAALAAEEAALGEAGRILLRPSGTEPLVRVMVEAPTEEAARGAAERLAGLIG
- a CDS encoding dienelactone hydrolase family protein encodes the protein MTDANKLVKQLKRRGPHRVLKGDLGVAGVPGLIYTPEAGVNLPAVAFAHDWLTPVKRYRKTLEHLASWGLVVAAPDTERGVMPSDGRLAIDLGTALDVITEVRLGDGAITVNKAKRSVVGDGFGVGAALIAAASDRRVESVGALFPSPTSPQAEQAATGTTAPALIVAAPGDEQSMSSNAAALSMRYTGPTELRIVPDAQAGGLAEGISVRGALGAGGSDKKTQKSVRALLTGFLLATVGGDEEYKVFAERDADLGDLAYVWDPNAEPEQPSALGRLRSLV
- a CDS encoding NAD(P)H-hydrate dehydratase, with protein sequence MRHYHLPGAVRDAEAPLLAALPDGALMRRAAYGLARVCAEELATRTGGVAGRRVTLLVGSGDNGGDALFAGAYLRRRGVMVEAVLFAPDRTHAAGLAALRRAGGRIVDQPRSPHLVIDGIVGISGRGALRADAAGVVERVTAPIVAADTPSGVGVDTGVVHGPAVAAAVTVAFGALKPVHALAPAHCGRVEFVDLGLATGEGDLRSYDDADVATRWPVPGVRDDKYTLGVLGIVAGSTAYPGAAVLAAGSAIRATSGMVRYAGPARDAVLGAWPEAVATDDPADAGRVQAWAAGPGMGTDGAAADRLGYLLAQDLPTVLDADALTLLAENPGLLAGRSAPTVLTPHAGEFSRLAGPVGNDRVAAARELARSYGVTVLLKGHRTVISDPSGVAVVDTAGSSWAATPGSGDVLTGIVGKLLASGLDPLDAAACAARVHSLAAAHAAGGAPTRAAAIAAALPHVLAGLLRD
- the rpsI gene encoding 30S ribosomal protein S9, which codes for MSDTIENNETDAEVVPNEYTSETPEATAETRAPRGPVVVERPIQTVGRRKEAVVRVRLTAGTGNFVLNGRTIEDYFPNKLHQQLVKDPLVTVERLESFDIAANLTGGGPSGQAGALRLAIARALIEVSPEDRPALKRAGFLTRDPRAVERKKYGLKKARKASQYSKR
- a CDS encoding HAD family hydrolase; the encoded protein is MADYRGVLFDFSGTLFRLEPDPAWFAGLVDADGRPLDDAAQQELLYRMTVPVGVPVPMDGQALRTWHARDLSSAHHRDAYLYVLEHSGVADDAERRRLYGEFSDPLNWSIYPDTAAVLRSVREAGLKVGVLSNIGYDIRPAFERAGIADLVDAFVLSFEVGHMKPDVEIFRIASAALGLAPEQVLMVGDSAEADGASTAIGCGFAQVEPLPVAQRPDGLVTAVRSAGAPA